Below is a window of Halobaculum lipolyticum DNA.
GTCCTCCGAATCCGGCGGGGCGGCGAGGTTCCCGCACCTATTTCAGGTCGGTCACGCAAGATTTGCCCATGAGTGCAGACGACGACGTCTACCGGCACTACATCGACGGCGAGTGGACCGACGGGACGGGCGAGGAGACGTTCACGAGCGAGAACCCCGCCAACGGCGACGAACTCGGCGAGTTCCGTCGCGGAACCGAGGCGGACGTCGACCGCGCGGTCGCCGCCGCAGACGACGCCTTCGAGGAGTGGAAAGAACTCTCTCACATCGACCGTGCGGAGTACCTCTGGGACATCTACCACGAGCTGAAAGAGCGCCACCAAGAGCTGGGCGAGGTCGTCACCATGGAGTGCGGCAAAGAGATCTCGGAAGGGAAGGCCGACGTGACCGAGGCGTGGCACATGGTCGAATGGGCCGCTGGCGACGCCCGCCACCCGAAGGGCGACGTGATCCCCTCCGAAATCCCGAGCAAGGACGCCTACATGCGCCGGAAACCGCGCGGCGTCGTCGGCTGTATCACGCCGTGGAACTTCCCCGTCGCCATCCCGTTCTGGCACATGGCCGTCGCGCTGGTCGAGGGCAACACGGTCGTGTTCAAGCCGGCCGAGCAGACGCCGTGGTGTGCGCAGATCCTCGCGGAGATGTTCGAGGACGCGGGCGTCCCCGACGGCGTGTTCAACATGGTGCAGGGCTTCGGCGACGCCGGCAACGCCATCGTCGAGGACGACCGCGTCGACACCGTGCTGTTCACGGGCAGCGCGGAGGTCGGCCACAAGATCGCGAGCAAAGTCGGGGGAGAACCCGGCAAGCTCGCGGCCTGCGAGATGGGCGGGAAGAACAACATCGTGGTGACCGAGAAGGCCGACCTCGACGTGGCGGTCCACTCGGCGGTCATGTCCTCGTTCAAGACGACGGGTCAGCGGTGTGTGTCGAGCGAGCGTATCGTCGTCCACGAGGACGTGTACGACGAGTTCAAGGAGCGCTTCGTCGCGAACGCGAAATCGGTCGCCGTGGGCGATCCCCTCGACGAGAACACGTTCATGGGGCCGCTCATCGAAGACGAACACAAGGAGAAAGTCTCGCAGTACAACCAACTCGCGAAAGACGAGGGCGTGAACGTGCTCGTCGACCGCGAGGAGTTGGACGCCGACGAGATCCCGGACGGCCACGAGGACGGCCACTGGATCGGACCGTTCGTGTACGAGGCCGACCCCCACGAGGACCTCCGGTGCACCCACGAGGAGGTCTTCGGCCCCCACGTCGCCCTCCTGAAGTACAGCGGCGACATCGAGGACGCGGTCGACATCCACAACGACACCGACTACGGGCTGGCCGGCGCGATCATCTCCGAGGACTACCGCCAGATCAACTACTTCCGCGACAACGCCGAGATCGGGCTGGCGTACGGCAACCTCCCGTGTATCGGCGCGGAAGTCCACCTGCCGTTCGGCGGGGTGAAGAAGTCCGGGAACGGCTACCCGAGCGCTCGTGAGGTCATCGAAGCGGTGACCGAGCGGACGGCGTGGACCCTGAACAACTCCAAGGACATCCAGATGGCACAGGGGCTGTCGGCGGACATCAAGACCACCGACGACTGAGTCCCGTCGGCGACCCCGTCGCTCGGCGTCGTTCTTCGCGAGACGCGACCGCGACACCGACGGGTCGACAGTC
It encodes the following:
- a CDS encoding aldehyde dehydrogenase family protein yields the protein MSADDDVYRHYIDGEWTDGTGEETFTSENPANGDELGEFRRGTEADVDRAVAAADDAFEEWKELSHIDRAEYLWDIYHELKERHQELGEVVTMECGKEISEGKADVTEAWHMVEWAAGDARHPKGDVIPSEIPSKDAYMRRKPRGVVGCITPWNFPVAIPFWHMAVALVEGNTVVFKPAEQTPWCAQILAEMFEDAGVPDGVFNMVQGFGDAGNAIVEDDRVDTVLFTGSAEVGHKIASKVGGEPGKLAACEMGGKNNIVVTEKADLDVAVHSAVMSSFKTTGQRCVSSERIVVHEDVYDEFKERFVANAKSVAVGDPLDENTFMGPLIEDEHKEKVSQYNQLAKDEGVNVLVDREELDADEIPDGHEDGHWIGPFVYEADPHEDLRCTHEEVFGPHVALLKYSGDIEDAVDIHNDTDYGLAGAIISEDYRQINYFRDNAEIGLAYGNLPCIGAEVHLPFGGVKKSGNGYPSAREVIEAVTERTAWTLNNSKDIQMAQGLSADIKTTDD